In a genomic window of Penaeus monodon isolate SGIC_2016 chromosome 27, NSTDA_Pmon_1, whole genome shotgun sequence:
- the LOC119590543 gene encoding protein arginine N-methyltransferase 6-like, which translates to MAEAEATTELTTTGAEAAVPQSKKRRASENGIAVPELKNGLSEKTKIIDESYFASYSDIELHRTMIEDTVRTNAYQQAIFQNMEENIRGKVVVDVGCGTGILSMFCAQAGAKKVYAIDASKIAVHAKQLIEANGFKDVITVLQGKAEEVELPEKVDVIVSEWMGYMMLYETMLPSVLYVRDKWLKPGGKMYPERAVLYMALGEAQWITTYEEGTYDFWVSLNHVYNLDMSLLADHAVARYKDVVHVHMVAQEDVLSFPTPVCDLDLNTVKAEDLRNISHSFNLASIGSGRLNSMVMWFDVWFPGGMKLSTSPDNEDTHWQNTVLPLATVPLEQDNQVKGELHITQDLTNHRFLNVDLKYSVNSGEEITRCFKMDDNCNDNDF; encoded by the exons ATGGCCGAGGCAGAAGCAACCACAGAGCTTACCACCACAGGAGCTGAGGCTGCGGTCCCACAGAGCAAGAAGCGCAGGGCCTCAGAAAATGGTATTGCTGTGCCTGAACTCAAGAATGGGCTGTCTGAGAAAACCAAAATCATAGACGAGAGCTATTTTGC GTCGTATTCCGATATAGAGCTGCACCGAACCATGATAGAGGACACGGTGCGCACTAACGCTTACCAGCAGGCCATTTTCCAAAATATGGAGGAGAATATTCGAGGCAAAGTTGTTGTAGATGTTGGCTGCGGCACAGGGATTTTAAGCATGTTCTGTGCTCAGGCAGGGGCCAAAAAAGTCTATGCCATAGATGCTTCAAAGATTGCAGTGCATGCAAAACAGTTGATAGAAGCCAATGGCTTTAAGGATGTGATTACAG TTCTCCAGGGTAAAGCAGAGGAAGTTGAACTGCCTGAGAAAGTGGATGTCATTGTGAGTGAATGGATGGGATACATGATGCTGTATGAGACCATGTTGCCATCTGTCCTCTATGTCAGAGACAAGTGGTTAAAGCCT GGTGGCAAAATGTACCCAGAGCGTGCCGTGCTGTACATGGCCTTGGGCGAAGCGCAGTGGATCACGACATATGAGGAAGGAACCTATGACTTCTGGGTGTCCCTCAATCATGTGTACAATTTGGATATGTCGCTCTTGGCAGATCATGCAGTTGCAAGATACAAAg ACGTTGTTCATGTTCATATGGTGGCTCAAGAAGATGTGCTCAGCTTCCCAACTCCTGTCTGTGACTTGGACCTAAACACTGTCAAGGCAGAAGATCTCCGAAACATTTCGCACTCTTTCAACCTGGCTAGCATTGGCTCTGGGCGGCTGAACAGTATGGTTATGTGGTTTGACGTTTGGTTCCCTGGTGGAATGAAACTCTCGACCTCGCCTGACAATGAAGACACGCACTGGCAGAACACCGTGCTGCCGCTGGCCACAGTCCCCCTTGAGCAAGACAACCAGGTCAAGGGGGAACTCCACATCACGCAGGATCTTACCAACCATCGCTTCCTGAACGTGGATCTCAAGTACTCCGTGAACAGCGGTGAAGAGATAACAAGATGTTTCAAGATGGATGATAACTGCAATGACAATGACTTCTGA